Within Halorubrum lacusprofundi ATCC 49239, the genomic segment CGCGTCGTCGACCTCGCGTTCGAGGACACCGAAGAGGTGGCGTCGCTGACCGTCGAGACCGCGACCGGTCGGATCGCCATCGGCGGCCGCGTCGCCGCCCTCGAAGACGTCGAGGGCCAGGAGATAGTCATCGGCCGCGACGAACCCCCAGCGCTATAAGCAAATGGCACCGTCGAGGTGGACCGCCGGCGCTGTGATTTTTTAAGTCCCGAGGCTCCCCGACCCGTATGGAGTACACGACGCTGGGCGATACGGGCGCGACCGTCAGCCGACTCGCCCTCGGCTGTATGAGCTTCGGGAGCGAACACGAGTGGATGCTCGACGAGGAGGAGGGCCGGGAGCTGATCGAGCGCGCGATCGATCTGGGTATCACGTTCTTCGACACCGCGAACGTCTACTCGAACGGCGAGAGCGAGGCGATCCTCGGCGACGTGCTCGCCGAGTACGACCGCGACCGGTTCACCGTCGCCACCAAGGTGTACGGCGAGATGGACGAGTCGAACCCGAACTCGGGCGGGCTCTCGCGGAAGGCGATCGAACAGGAGCTGGAGAACAGCCTCGATCGGCTCGGGATGGACACGGTCGACCTGTATCAGATCCACCGGTGGGACTACGACACGCCGATCGAGGAGACGCTGTCCGCGCTCGACGACGCCGTGCGGCGCGGGAAGGTACGGTACCTCGGCGCCTCCTCGATGTGGGCCCACCAGTTCGCCGAGGCGCTGCACACGAGCGACCGGGAGGGATACGAGCGGTTCGTCACCATGCAGAACCTCTACAACCTCGCGTACCGCGAGGAAGAGCGCGAGATGGTTCCCCTCTGTCAGCGGGAGGGAATCGGGATGCTCCCGTGGAGCCCGCTCGGCGCGGGGTACCTCACGCGCCCCTACGAGCAGGACGACGCGACGACCCGCGGGGAACACGAGACGGCGCTCGGGCGTCCGTACCGCGAGGGCGGCGGCGAGGAGATCAACCGCCGGATCGAAGAGTTGGCCGACGAGAAGGACGTGAAGATGGCCCAGATCGCGCTCCGCTGGGTGGCCGGCAAGGAAGTCGTCGACGCGCCTATCGTCGGCACCTCCAGCGTCGAGCACCTCGAAGACGCCGTCGAGGCGCTCGACGTCGATCTCTCGGACTCGGACGTGGAGTGGCTGGAGGAGCCGTACGAGGCGGTCCGCGTCTCCGGTCACGAGTGAGACCCTAGAGAGCCCGGTCACGAGTGAGGAAACGGAGAGTTTCGGCCGCGAGAAACGCTTATAACGCTAGTCACGGGACCGCCTGACCGCACCCCTGTGTCGCCGTAACACACTTAAGAGACCGCTCTGTACCAACACCTAGTGGCATCCCGACAGGGCGGGCCGGGGGACACGGAGTCATCTCGCCCCGGATCGACGGAGCGTCGGACCGCATCCACGACTGCGCCGGCAGAGTCTCGTCAACGGTCCGCGACGAGATCGGACTCTCTCCCGCACGGGACCGACCCCGACGCCCCCCGAAGCCGGTCTCCGACAGCAGGGAAACGCTCCTCGACCCGCCGAACGGCCGAGGATCCCCCTGTCCGCGATCCCGGGCTTTACGCCCTCACCGATCACTTCCGCGAGCGGTTGGAACAGCCCGGACGATACGTCTCGACCCGGACCGTCAGCAACGCGATCCGTCACGGACAGCTCCGCTGGAACCGGACAGACGGCTGGCGCTTCGCCCTCGTCGACGGCGGG encodes:
- a CDS encoding aldo/keto reductase, which gives rise to MEYTTLGDTGATVSRLALGCMSFGSEHEWMLDEEEGRELIERAIDLGITFFDTANVYSNGESEAILGDVLAEYDRDRFTVATKVYGEMDESNPNSGGLSRKAIEQELENSLDRLGMDTVDLYQIHRWDYDTPIEETLSALDDAVRRGKVRYLGASSMWAHQFAEALHTSDREGYERFVTMQNLYNLAYREEEREMVPLCQREGIGMLPWSPLGAGYLTRPYEQDDATTRGEHETALGRPYREGGGEEINRRIEELADEKDVKMAQIALRWVAGKEVVDAPIVGTSSVEHLEDAVEALDVDLSDSDVEWLEEPYEAVRVSGHE